A genomic segment from Nicotiana tabacum cultivar K326 chromosome 7, ASM71507v2, whole genome shotgun sequence encodes:
- the LOC107782621 gene encoding putative N-acetyl-gamma-glutamyl-phosphate reductase, chloroplastic — protein sequence MSSSLAALSSSHFNGASSLWKIQEELKVNEFGKFRIRATSMATSSPAQGLQFGEGKANKLDKLRIGVLGASGYTGTEIIRLLANHPHFHITLMTADRKAGQSIESVFPHLVTQGLPSLVAVKDADFSAVDAVFCCLPHGTTQEIIKSLPTNLKIVDLSADFRLRDIAEYEEWYGQPHKATALQQEAVYGLTEISRREIQSARLVANPGCYPTSVQLPLIPLIKSNLIEVRNIIIDSKSGVSGAGRAAKEANLFTEIAEGIRSYGITRHRHVPEIEQGLSEAANSKVTVSFTPHLMPMSRGMQSTIYVEMAPGVTTQDLKDHLVNYYEHEKFVVLLKNKEVPYTRHVTGSNYCLMNVFPDRIPGRAIIVSVIDNLVKGASGQALQNLNLMMGLPENLGLSSLPLFP from the exons ATGTCTTCTTCATTGGCTGCACTCAGTTCTAGCCACTTCAATGGAGCTTCTTCCCTTTGGAAAATTCAG GAGGAACTGAAGGTTAATGAGTTTGGGAAGTTCAGAATAAGAGCTACATCGATGGCGACATCATCACCAGCGCAAGGCTTGCAGTTTGGGGAGGGTAAAGCTAACAAGTTGGACAAATTGCGTATTGGTGTGCTTGGAGCTAGTGGTTACACTGGTACTGAG ATTATCAGACTCCTGGCAAATCATCCACATTTTCATATTACTTTGATGACCGCTGACAGGAAAGCTGGCCAATCAATAGAATCGGTTTTCCCTCACCTGGTCACACAA GGTCTTCCGAGTCTGGTTGCTGTTAAGGATGCAGATTTCTCTGCTGTGGATGCTGTTTTTTGTTGTTTGCCACATGGTACAACTCAG GAAATTATCAAAAGTCTTCCCACAAATCTAAAGATTGTTGATCTTTCTGCG GACTTCAGATTGCGAGATATTGCTGAGTATGAGGAATGGTATGGCCAGCCTCACAAAGCAACAGCTTTGCAG CAAGAAGCAGTCTATGGCTTGACTGAGATTTCGAGGAGAGAAATTCAAAGTGCTCGTCTGGTTGCAAATCCTGGCTGTTATCCGACATCTGTTCAACTTCCTCTTATTCCCTTGATAAAG TCCAATCTCATTGAAGTAAGAAACATAATTATCGACTCAAAATCTGGTGTTAGTGGAGCAG GTCGTGCTGCAAAGGAGGCAAATCTGTTCACTGAAATAGCTGAAGGAATACGTTCTTATGGTATAACCAGACATCGGCATG TGCCAGAGATCGAACAAGGATTATCAGAAGCTGCAAATTCAAAGGTTACTGTTAGCTTCACTCCACATCTTATGCCAATG AGCCGTGGTATGCAATCTACTATATATGTGGAAATGGCTCCAGGGGTGACAACTCAGGATTTGAAAGATCACCTTGTTAACTACTATGAG CATGAAAAATTTGTGGTGTTGCTGAAGAACAAAGAAGTTCCCTATACTCGGCATGTTACGGGGTCAAATTACTGTCTCATGAATGTATTTCCAGACCGGATTCCTGGGAGAGCAATAATAGTATCTGTT ATTGATAATCTTGTTAAGGGAGCTTCTGGTCAAGCCTTGCAGAATCTTAACTTAATGATGGGACTTCCAGAGAACTTAGGACTCAGTTCCTTGCCTTTGTTTCCTTAG